GTGAAGACTATCGAGGCGAAAGAGGGATTTGAGCTTGTCGGAGGATGGGCGAAGGAGACCGGCCTCGACATAGGCGTCGCGGCGGGGACGAAGGAGCTGGGAATGACGATCCTGCCGTCGCTCGCGGAGGCGCTGAAGGCGAGCCGCCCGGACGTGGCGATAGATTTTTCCGCGACGCCGGTCCTTGAGAACAATATGCGCGCCTATCTCGACGCGGGGCTCAACGCCGTCATCGGCACGACCGGCCTCACGGAGGAACAGCTCGCGCCGTACAGGGACGAGGTCGCGGCGCGCGGCCTGCGCTGGGCCGTGATCCCCAATTACGGGCTCGGCATCAGCCTCGCCGCCGATTTCATCAAGCATGCGCGCAAATATTATCCGTACGTCACGATCACCGACCAGCACACGAACGAAATGGCGAACGCCCCCAG
The window above is part of the Cloacibacillus evryensis DSM 19522 genome. Proteins encoded here:
- a CDS encoding 4-hydroxy-tetrahydrodipicolinate reductase gives rise to the protein MIRVFVTGISGNVGRAIVKTIEAKEGFELVGGWAKETGLDIGVAAGTKELGMTILPSLAEALKASRPDVAIDFSATPVLENNMRAYLDAGLNAVIGTTGLTEEQLAPYRDEVAARGLRWAVIPNYGLGISLAADFIKHARKYYPYVTITDQHTNEMANAPSGTAAALAAAAASEGALGAVASRESYAGVLGAAIEGVPVFSQRLPWPGPFSGHEITLARKDEVIKISVQDFTSDIYMDGIFLTAEKIAAFPAGSFLRSLSAVLED